A genomic window from Luteolibacter sp. LG18 includes:
- the cysD gene encoding sulfate adenylyltransferase subunit CysD, which translates to MPNYQLSHLDQIEAEAIFVLRETAAQFQNPALLFSGGKDSIVMAWLARKAFWPARMPFPLVHIDTGHNFPETMVYRDEFVEMLGARLVVGSVQESIDTGRVVEEKGPNASRNALQTVTLLDTIEHHQFDACLGGGRRDEEKARAKERFFSHRDDFGQWDPKNQRPELWNLFNGRKNSGEHFRVFPLSNFTEMDIWMYIKRENIPLPSLYFAHKRDTLVRNGAILAISEFVQPREGETVEHKQIRFRTMGDATITGAIESDAVTLDHIIDEVAAARQTERGNRADDKRSETSMEDRKKEGYF; encoded by the coding sequence GTGCCCAACTACCAACTCTCCCACCTCGACCAGATCGAAGCCGAGGCGATTTTCGTGCTCCGCGAGACCGCGGCGCAGTTCCAGAACCCGGCGCTTCTCTTCTCCGGCGGCAAGGACTCGATCGTGATGGCGTGGCTCGCCCGCAAGGCCTTCTGGCCCGCCCGCATGCCGTTCCCGCTGGTCCACATCGATACCGGCCACAATTTCCCGGAAACGATGGTCTACCGCGATGAGTTCGTGGAAATGCTGGGTGCCCGCCTCGTGGTCGGCTCCGTGCAGGAGTCCATCGACACCGGCCGCGTCGTCGAGGAAAAGGGCCCGAACGCCTCCCGCAACGCGCTCCAGACCGTGACCCTGCTCGACACCATCGAGCACCACCAGTTCGACGCCTGCCTCGGTGGTGGCCGCCGCGACGAGGAAAAGGCCCGCGCCAAGGAGCGCTTCTTCTCCCACCGCGACGACTTCGGCCAGTGGGACCCGAAGAACCAGCGCCCCGAGCTCTGGAACCTTTTCAATGGCCGCAAGAACTCCGGCGAGCACTTCCGCGTCTTCCCGCTGTCCAACTTCACCGAGATGGACATCTGGATGTACATCAAGCGCGAGAACATCCCGCTGCCATCCCTCTACTTCGCCCACAAGCGCGACACCCTCGTCCGCAACGGCGCGATCCTCGCGATCTCCGAGTTCGTCCAGCCGCGCGAGGGAGAAACCGTCGAGCACAAGCAGATCCGCTTCCGCACGATGGGCGACGCCACCATCACCGGCGCGATCGAATCCGACGCCGTGACGCTCGACCACATCATCGATGAGGTCGCCGCCGCCCGCCAGACCGAGCGCGGCAACCGCGCCGACGACAAGCGCTCCGAAACCTCCATGGAAGACCGCAAGAAGGAAGGCTATTTCTAA
- the cysN gene encoding sulfate adenylyltransferase subunit CysN — MDLLRFTTAGSVDDGKSTLIGRLLYDSKSIFEDQLEAVEESSRRRGDEHVNLALLTDGLKAEREQGITIDVAYRYFATPKRKFIIADTPGHIQYTRNMVTGASTANLAIILVDARKGVIEQTKRHSFIANLLRIQHVVVCVNKMDLVDYSEEVYNQIVKDYEAFASRLDNIVDITTIPISALNGDNVVDKSDKMSWFQGPSLLYHLEHVYIGGEENHVDARFPVQWVIRPMSDEWHDFRGYAGRVAGGVFKPGDEVTVLPSGFKTHVKAIHTPEGEISEAFAPQSVCLTLRDEIDISRGDMLVKSNNPPKVAQDIEAMICWFSNKPMPPRAKLVLRHTTRETKAVVQEIKYHVDINTLHKVEDVEGFNMNDIGRITLRTAVPLLHDSYRRNRHTGSFILIDPGTNETVAAGMIL, encoded by the coding sequence ATGGACCTTCTCCGCTTCACCACCGCCGGCTCCGTCGACGACGGCAAATCCACCCTCATCGGCCGCCTCCTCTACGATTCCAAGTCGATCTTCGAGGACCAGCTCGAGGCCGTCGAGGAATCCTCGCGCCGCCGCGGTGACGAGCACGTCAACCTCGCCCTGCTGACCGACGGCCTCAAGGCCGAGCGCGAACAGGGCATCACCATCGACGTGGCCTACCGCTACTTCGCCACGCCGAAGCGCAAGTTCATCATCGCCGACACCCCGGGGCACATCCAGTACACCCGCAACATGGTGACCGGCGCCTCCACCGCGAACCTCGCCATCATCCTGGTGGACGCGCGCAAGGGCGTGATCGAGCAGACCAAGCGCCACAGCTTCATCGCGAACCTGCTTCGCATCCAGCACGTGGTTGTGTGCGTCAACAAGATGGACCTCGTCGACTACTCGGAAGAGGTCTACAACCAGATCGTGAAGGACTACGAGGCCTTCGCCTCCCGCCTCGACAACATCGTCGACATCACCACCATCCCGATCTCCGCGCTCAACGGCGACAACGTCGTCGACAAATCGGACAAGATGTCGTGGTTCCAAGGCCCATCGCTGCTCTACCACCTTGAGCACGTCTACATCGGCGGCGAGGAAAACCACGTCGACGCGCGTTTCCCGGTGCAGTGGGTGATCCGCCCGATGAGCGACGAATGGCACGACTTCCGCGGCTACGCCGGCCGCGTGGCGGGTGGCGTCTTCAAGCCCGGCGATGAGGTCACCGTGCTGCCCTCCGGCTTCAAGACCCACGTCAAGGCCATCCACACCCCGGAAGGCGAGATCTCCGAGGCCTTTGCTCCCCAATCCGTCTGCCTCACCCTGCGCGATGAGATCGACATCTCCCGCGGCGACATGCTGGTGAAGAGCAACAACCCGCCGAAGGTCGCCCAGGACATCGAGGCGATGATCTGCTGGTTCTCGAACAAGCCGATGCCGCCGCGCGCCAAACTCGTGCTGCGCCACACCACTCGCGAGACCAAAGCGGTCGTGCAGGAGATCAAGTACCATGTCGACATCAACACCCTTCACAAGGTCGAGGATGTCGAAGGCTTTAACATGAACGACATCGGCCGCATCACCCTGCGCACCGCGGTGCCGCTGCTGCACGATTCCTACCGCCGCAACCGCCACACCGGCTCGTTCATCCTCATCGATCCCGGCACCAATGAAACGGTCGCCGCAGGGATGATTCTCTGA
- a CDS encoding putative nucleotide-diphospho-sugar transferase, producing MKVFCCFTPAHEILFSGYFQPSLPSDFEVCSTLLDLKGAGDFYSKEFLECIRRKIDLIVRSMEENAGQVILWSDVDIIFLDGTAADLESIYGASGKEVLFQAEGPKTTEVNTGFIVCRATPAMADFFREVGARLAADPGKNEQAVVNDMLREGAKVSWSTLPLEYYARTHGWPAPANIRIYHANYTAGKDGIGQKIQQFREMRAIRRYGLVAKLWYGFGKALRKLRVA from the coding sequence ATGAAAGTCTTCTGCTGCTTCACTCCGGCGCACGAGATCTTATTCTCGGGCTACTTCCAGCCCTCGCTGCCCTCCGATTTCGAGGTTTGCTCCACGCTCCTCGATCTCAAGGGCGCGGGCGACTTCTACAGCAAGGAATTCCTGGAGTGCATCCGCCGGAAGATCGACCTGATCGTCCGCAGCATGGAGGAGAACGCCGGCCAGGTGATCCTGTGGAGCGACGTCGACATCATCTTCCTAGATGGCACCGCGGCGGATCTCGAATCGATATACGGGGCATCCGGCAAAGAAGTCCTCTTCCAAGCCGAGGGCCCGAAGACCACCGAGGTGAACACCGGCTTCATCGTCTGTCGTGCCACTCCCGCGATGGCGGATTTCTTCCGCGAAGTGGGTGCCCGCCTCGCGGCTGATCCCGGTAAGAATGAACAGGCGGTGGTCAACGACATGCTCCGCGAGGGGGCCAAGGTCTCCTGGAGCACGCTGCCGCTCGAATACTACGCCCGCACCCACGGCTGGCCCGCCCCGGCCAACATCCGGATCTACCACGCGAACTACACCGCCGGAAAGGACGGCATCGGCCAGAAGATCCAGCAGTTCCGCGAGATGCGCGCCATCCGGCGTTACGGATTGGTTGCCAAATTGTGGTATGGCTTTGGCAAGGCGTTGCGCAAGTTGCGCGTCGCCTAG